AActaaattattcgatagttcctatgctcctatggcagctatttgatatcgttttccgattttaataaaattgactCATAACagacttataatttttttcatttatttttccgattgttccgatggaagctatatgctatagtcgcccgatccggctcgttccgacttatatactacctgcaatagaaagacaacttttgggaaagtttcatgcagatagctttaaaactgagagactagttagAAACGGAACgacaaacggacatggctagattgatTCTCCTTgttatgctgatcaagaatatatatacttcatagggtcggaaatgtctccttcactgcgatgcaaacttctgactgaaatcaTAATACCTTTCCgacgaattttattttattttttattttgttttgattaccATTCTACACATAGTCTGGATTGTGATTAATCTCCAGGACTttgtaaaagtaaaaagttaaaGATGGTCGCCACAACGTCTAAAGACGACGCTTATATGTGGGACTAtcataaaacaataaagaaatttaaagtGCTTAATAACAAACcaaataaaccaaaacaaaaagccaatTTAATGCACTCAATGAAAACAATATAACCAACAAGCTTTCGATATCGTTCGCTACAATGTCTACAATGTCTTTATAATTGAAACATGCTATAATAATGTAACGtagtgtttgtgtgtttaagagcagaaatataaaatctCACAAGCTTGCAGTCCATGTTTAAAAAGCGAGCGCTCTACGTTGGACACAAATAAAAAGGGTGAGTGCTCTGGAACCCAATTTCCAAATAGGTATCTTTTAATGTTcctaataaatatatatatatatatatatttgtgcgTAAAGAAATCCCTTAacgtaattttaataaaaatattgtttaatcagaatcaaataattaaagttattatatgtgcatttaaataaacaaatctctcattattcttttttttataaatttcgatttaatcatttaaaagtagaatttttaataataaaaaaaaaattattaataatatcaaTGAATTCGAATAGAAAAATCATTGCTGTTAACATTAATGGCGCTAGGCAAGTTCTTATCAATAAATACTTTATGTgaaaattaatacaaacatGTGTTGGAAGAGACCATTTGAAGAGGGTGCTCGTACAACAAGTGAAGTAGGTAAGGTAGGTCAGTAGCCGTCTTACATGTTAAAATTGGTATTGAAAATTCATCTTtgaataagaaataaaaagagtTTTAACTAGTTTCaacttcaaatttgtttatttggtgTTAGTTGTTCAATTATTGAATGaatgtaattttaaagctcactttctttgaaaatttcatttttcagaCTATTTTCTTGTGTTAGTCAGTCTCGATAGAAAGCATAAAAAATGGTATGCAAAAATccttgtatttattttcgaaaaaatatcTGCGTTAAGAATGATCCAAATACcttgtttaaaattgtgtCGAAAATAAGTACTAAAATGAGATTTCCCGTAAAAAAAAGATAGGACCACGCTTCTTTTtgtcaaatttatattattcgttttttaatttttagaataaaaaaatatttttgttaaaaagcaaaaaatatatcctttgaaaaatggctgGACCACGCCCATTTATCCCaaattttctttacttttgttattataagcttaaatcaaaaaataaaaccccaATTTTTCATTCCGTTTTTAAGCTATTAATTAATTCCACAAAAAATAGTCGTTCAGAGCATAGTGAAATGGCTTCAATACATAGTAAATATGTAGTGTGCTGGTAGATAGACAATACCCAGTGGACCAAAACTTCGTAAACGATATCGTAAACGATAGGAAAGCGAGACTTAAACCTGATTCGAAACGAATCACTTGTTGCTCAGTTTGTGTCAGTGAAAACATAGTTTTTGATCGGGTCGTTTGCGAGCATTTTATGATATCTTTTTTGAAGGACATAGAGGTAAATTAATATGCCCGGTATTTGGAATTTTAGCGGGACTTTAGACTACGCTCGCTTATTATACCCGCTGCTCTTAGAGTAAAAGgatatattgtattcgtttaACGGTAAGTAACAGGTAGAtagaagcgtttccgaccatataaagtatatagtcttgatcaggatcaatagccgagttgatctagccatgtccgtctgtatgaacgtcgagatctcggaaactataagagCTAGAGATTTGAGACTTGGCATGAAGATTCTATTGGTTCCTaagcagcgcaagtttatttcaaaacggagccacgcccacaaatcgtTAAAGTACGAACTGTCACTCAGAGCCATGTTAGATCCTAAGTGTTGGACTCTGTGTGTGGGTTTCGGTCACATCTATCGGTAGACATTCATTCAAAGTCGAGCAAATATCTTAGAAGTACTGTAATTTTTAagtcctctgccgccgctACTTGTCGGTAATGGCTGCATTAGAGAGACAAAAGGAAAGCACTGTAAGCGGTGGATGGGGGTGCTGTACGCCCTTATCTTCTAGTTTTGtctatgcagttcgacagattGAATACTTAGTTTGATGTTTGTTGGCTAAGTAACGGctatctaatagtcgggaaaCTCGACTATAGGGTTCTCCCTTGTTTTTGAATAGTTTCGTTTTACTATCGTATTTGTGTCCACTGGGTATACATTACAAATCTTAAAATGCTGAAATACAAATTCcattattagttttaaaacatttttcttatttttagaaaaatttgaCCTAAAATGTTCTACATTATAGagtaatcaataaaaaaaatatttgaaaaatatccACTTGTTTTTTCTAAAGCCATTTTAACCCGTCTTTTTCGTGGGCCACCCTGTTCTAAAGCTACAAGAACACTGACTGAGATTACATCGTTTCTGCGGTGATCTGAATTCCCAGGGAACTGCAATTAACGGCTGAGCCATATGCGGGACCTAGGGTTACTTGTTCATATCGAAATACATACAGCACTGATTAAGCGTTTGACTGTCATTCCAGCAAGCAGCTCTGATGCGACCCTACGGGTCTTGATGCTGGTGCTCCTGCTACTCGAATTGCACGATGAACAATCCGTTTGCATGCCGCCCGGATGCCACCATATGCCCGCCATGTTCGAGAATTCCCCACAGTGCGACATCGGGCTGGGCCACTGCCTCGCACTCATACCCACGAAGCCGCTGCCTTCATAATTCAGAGTGGAAAGTGGGAAAGTCGACTGGCAAAATAAATGATGAAAATCAGTTCCCAAGACATTCCAATGGCATTCTATTGCTTGCACACAATAAACAATTTGCCTGCTGATTTCCAGCATGAATTGAGTTGTCAGCAGTCTGCACTCGAGTCGAGCAACCATTAATAATTGACTTGGCGCAACCACACGGGTGTATGGATAACATTGCttgcaaaaactttttgattGGCCACGGCCACGCCCCTTTTGGCACCATTAATTTCAATGCACTTGACACTAATTAAAATCCCCTAGTTGGTTAATTTAAATGCTGGCAAGGCCGGGCTACTGATATTTTCCAGACGCAGTGCCTCAATTACCTGAGCATGTTGGCATAAATTAACTGCTCCTTTTATCCCCATGGTGATGGGACTCCAGCTAATGTGTACGTGTGTTGCCAGCCAGATGCTGCCGTGTTAAGCTGGTCCAAGGTCTCTGAGGGAGAGCTTATCCCCTGGACCAATATCCTTTTTTGAGTTCGTTTGGGATTCGCCGTCAGTTTGAGAAGAGAATGACATACATTAGAAAACACAATAGCTGGTTTTTTGCtggattttgaaaaaaagttgctaataaatgctaaaaattcttattttggTTAGGCAGACGGATAAGATAAACAGTTTTAGGTTAAATAAACCTGGCAATGGCCTTCACTAGAACACGTCTGTATCATTTGACGGTTGAATTGGTAAAGAATGAGGACGGAATATGGAGGGTATAGCTAGCCTAGATCCGAAAACATTAATTACGTTTTCCTGACGTTTCAAACCTTTCCAATATCGAGAGCGACTTTACCCCTTACCGACACCTTGTATACAAACCTACCGAAACACACTAAATCcgaaagctttatttaaaagattagATTGGTTTAGATTGTATTAATATATGCAAAATGTTCCCTTACACGCATTTTAAGCGCTACTGCCTAGTGTGAGGGAACACAGTTTTAGATACTATTATTGATTCTCTTCAGACTGTTGTATAAACATGAGCTGTTCGACCACAAGCGGCACTACAataacaatttgtaaaaacaaacttttaatttaaaaatactttacaATCTCCAAAGGCCAATTCACGGACTTCTATAATTCACTTGGAGATCGCTTCATAGCAGCAGAAGACTATGTCAATGTCTTGTCTAGACAATGCCAAGCATACGCACTGGAGATCTCGCCTCTTGATCCCAAAGGAAaacaactatataatgcatttataaaattcattcaTGAAACAAAGAAAGCTTtcagatttaattaattttgctgTGACATAAAACTTCTCTCGCAATTTAATAAGTGCACAACAGCTCTCGGACCTTTTACCGGACCACTCACGCTATTAACatttcttcaaagcccggaagtAATCGAGAACTTCCACAGGCTGACGACACACAGAACCAACCCTAGAAACATCTTCAGGCTGCTGACCCCTTGGCGACAAGAGACGGAGCCTATACATTAATATTAGATCTTCCAAAATGTATTTCAGCCAACCCTGCAAGTAATAGAGAGATATATACAACATTTCAAGCGAATCGGTTCAGTAGAACTTGAATTATCATGTCAACCACctcaaaaaaattagttttgaaaaaaccGCTTTTAAGATTAGGAAACGATTTTAATGGCTCGGACTCCATGTCACAGAATTGGCTGTGTCTccgaaaattattttaattttgataaatcCTTTTTGGATCATAATTTTGAAGTAACTTTCATAATatgcaacaaaacaaaacaattttttttttaaattttctttaccAGAATACCCCCTTAAtacacttattgttagtctcgcTAAGAAGAAAATccaataaataagaaaacacacataacaataaatatattttaaaaaaacataaattgagAATTAAGacaatattaagaaaaaacaattttgaactACTAAGGTAGTAGGAGGAACAtgacaattaaataaacatttaactaAAGAATACTTTCCATGCCGTTAAACTTGTGAGCTTCACTTAAATCATAACACTTCTCATTGCCAGAAACTTGTGTAGTACAAATAGCCATGATTATGGGAACGTTTGCCTTTTCAAAACACAGCTTACCATATAGGGTCAGAAACTCTTCTTTCTActtgttacatacttttcaacgaataaaATATATCCTTTTGTTCAACATGTCAACGTGTTTCAAAATATAACCTCGctattttgcaatttatacGAATATACTTCGAGATAAAAAAGATGGATTAATGATTTACCagcttaaatttgatttaaagtcgaaacaaaaaccgacagagcttaagttttttacatatacgcataaaaatcgaatttaaaaTTCCTATAGGAATatcaaagatttttatttttccggttATATATAGTAGGCGCCCTcgtacaaattgttttcattaatCTTCTTTATTTCTTAGCAAGGTGTTTTAATATCTAAAGCCCAATCCGTATTTCTGCTTCTTTTTCGCCACTCTTTGTAGACTCTAAAAAGGACAGCATCGTTGAAGGCCGTTTCGCTTTTCCATAGGCCCACAGCATGGTCCGCAGGGTCCACAGCATGGTCCGCAGGGTCCACAGCAGGGCCCACAAGGTCCACAGGGTCCACAGCAGGGTCCACAAGGCCCGCAACAAGGCCCACAAGATCCGCAACATGGTCCACCCGGTGCACACCCCATGATTAATGCGTAAGCCTACTTATTGAATTTTAGCACTCTTGTtaatagttgtttttttttaatatacctACTGGTAtgagcagaaaaaaaaatttggctCGGACtaaaatttagatgtttttgGGCTGgaagaaaactgaaaactgattTGCTTCACTGGAAAATGGCTGAAGGAAACTCGAAAACAGGATCACAGCCATCTatgattttccaaaaataagaACGGAAGAGAAATAAATGCCGAAGTTTAaacacccttgcagctattttaaaaattaaatatttttgctaacaatacatttttaatgttaaatttattttataattttttgtaaagttttgATTGTTCCATTGGGAGCTAAATGAtatattcgtccgattttgatgaaattggaaactataaaagcctGAGATTTTAGTTCTTGATTTTGATTGTTACGCAGCtgtaagtttattttaaaatggagGCAAGCACACTGAGACATGTTAGGCCTTAGTTGTCGGACTCTGAGAGTGTGTTTTCATCATATCTACCTATACTTAGAAGTTATAGAGTTTTTAAGTCCTCTGCTGCAGCCCTGCCGTCGCTCAGCCGGTGCTCGGCCAATGCTCTGCCGGTGATTTCTTATGTAGAATGACAGGAAAAAAAACTGTTATCGAGGGGTGGGGGTGCTGCACGTTCTGAGCTTCTAGTGTTTTCTATGCAGCTCGACAGATCGCCACCTAAATTttttagctgagtaacgggaATCTAATCGTCGGGGAACACGATTATACcattctttcttgtttttgtgcaaaatttgttttttgagtgcacacacatataaatgaataaatcCAAATCTAGATGGCTGTGGAAATCATATTTCTATTTTCAAGCTCATATACCGATGCTACTTTCAGGCTTATATCATTCTGATTTACGCTCTTGTTGGGACTACATCAAAATTTGTTGTCTTGTCtcgaattattttttgtttggtaagGAGTTAGtaggaaaaatgtttttacggaccaattttattatgttattaCTCTATTTTAGATTTGTGCGATCACCATGTGCTGTGGACCTTGTGGACCGTGCTGCGGACCATTCGGATTTAGCTGTGGACCATGTGGACCCTGTTGCGGGCCTTGTGGACCACGTTGTAGACCGTGTGGATCATGCTGCGGACCTTGTGGTCCCTGTAGACCCTGTTGCGGTTCATTTGGCAGTTGCTGTGGAGGGTGTTGGTGCTAACGCTTCTGAAACGAAAACCATTAAGCATACTCCTGTTGTATCCATTCTACACACAATGCT
This genomic window from Drosophila gunungcola strain Sukarami chromosome 3R, Dgunungcola_SK_2, whole genome shotgun sequence contains:
- the LOC128252699 gene encoding male-specific sperm protein Mst84Dd, with translation MGCAPGGPCCGSCGPCCGPCGPCCGPCGPCGPCCGPCGPCCGPCGPCCGPMEKRNGLQRCCPF